A stretch of DNA from Gymnodinialimonas sp. 57CJ19:
CACCGTTTGGGGGTGGCAATTCTTGTCCACAAAGAACGCGCGCGCTTTCGATTTCGACGCACGCTGCGCCATCACCATGGCCTCTGCCGCGGCGGTCGCCTCATCCAACAAAGAGGCATTGGCTACCGGCAGACCGGTCAAATCCGCCACCATCGTCTGGAAGTTCAGCAGCGCTTCCAAGCGTCCCTGGGCAATTTCGGGCTGGTAAGGGGTGTAGGCGGTGTACCAAGCGGGGTTTTCCAACACATTGCGTTGGATCGCAGGCGGCGTATGGGTGCCGAAATAGCCTTGGCCGATCATGCTGATCATCGGCTTGTTCTTCTCGGCGATTGCCCGCATGTGATCCAGCAACTCGGCTTCGGACAAGGCGGGCCAGTCCAGCGCGCTCGCCTGCCGGATAGAGGCGGGGACAGTGTCGTCAATCAATGCGTCCAACGAAGGCGCCCCCACGGCGGCCAACATCTCGGTCATCTCAGCGGGCGAGGGACCGATGTGGCGACGGTTTGCGAAATCAGTCGGATCATAGTCTGTGGTCATCCAAGGCATATTAGGCTCCATCGCGCACCAAGCGGGCGCTCCTTCATCTTTTCAAAAATATCGCCGGGGGTTTGGGGGGCTGGCCCCCCAATTGACTGGCGTGGTTTGGGGGGCTTGTCTTGGAGGGCTGCCCCCCCAAAAAAAATCCCAGCACCGAAGCCTATTCCGCGATCAAGTCCTTGTACTCGTCCTCGGACATGTATTCGTCCAATGCATCGGCGGATTCGACCTTGATCTTGAAGAACCACGCTTCCCCCATGGCGTCTTCGTTTACCAAAGCGGGTTTGTCGGCCAGAGCGTCGTTCACCTCGATGATCTCGCCATCCAGCGGTGAGATGATGTCAGAAGCCGCTTTGACGGATTCGATCACTACGATCTCATCGCCTTTGGAAACTTGCGTCTCGACTTCGGGCAGTTCGACGTAGACCACATCCCCAAGCTGGGTCGCGGCGTGCTCGGTGATGCCGACGGTGATGACATTGCCGTCAGCGCTGAGCCATTCGTGTTCTTCGGTAAATTTCATGGGGAGGGTCTCCGTCTTCTGAGTTGGTTTGGATCAGCGTTTGTAGCCGGGAGGGGTGAAAGGCAGTTTTGTCTGGGTCACGGGCAAGCGTTTGCCGCGCACCTCGCCGAACAGGGGGATATTGCGCGGGGTGGCTGCGTCAATAAGGGCCAGCGCCATCGGTGCGCCAAGGGTGGGGCCGAAGCCACCCGAGGTGATCTCTCCGATCGGGGCGTCGGCTTCGGGGCTGGCGAAGATCTGCACGCCAGCACGCATGGGGGCGCGGCCTTCGGGCAGAAGGCCCACACGGCGGCGCGGGGCGTTGCCGCCCAGTTGTGGCAAGATCACATCGGCGCCGGGAAAGCCGCCCGCGCGGTCGCCGCCGGGGCGACGCACCTTGCCGATGGCCCATGCCTGCCCGGCCTCGATCGGGCTGATTGTTGGTGACAGGTCTTGGCCGTAGAGGGGCAGGCCCGCCTCCAGCCGCAAGCTGTCGCGGGCGCCTAAGCCGATGGGCTGCACCCGTTCATCGGCTAGAAGCGCGCGGGCGAAGGCCTCGGACTGCTCATCCGGGATCGAAACCTCGAACCCGTCTTCGCCGGTGTAGCCGGATCGGCTGATCCAGACCTCGGTGCCGTTCCAGTCCAGGCAGCTGCTGTCCATGAAGGCCATCTTCGCCGCGTCCGGCAGTAACGCCGACAAGGCGGCCTCGGCCTTGGGGCCTTGCAGCGCCAGAAGCGCGCGCCCTTCGATCACCGTGACCCCGTCGATATGGGCGCGCATATGCGCGATGTCGGCATCCTTGCAGCCCGCGTTCACGACCAGAAACAACCCTTCTGGCACGCGAGCGATCATCAAATCGTCCAGCACGCCGCCTGCGTCATTGGTGAAAAAGCCGTAGCGTTGGCGGCCCTCGGCCAGCCCGGCCACATCCACAGGCACAAGGCTCTCCAGCGCTTCCACAGCCCCCATGGGCAGCATCACCTGCCCCATGTGACTGACATCAAACAGGCCCGCATTTTTGCGGGTCCATTGGTGTTCACCCATCACGCCCAAAGGATATTGCACCGGCATGGAATAGCCCGCGAACGGCACAAACTTTGCGCCCAATTCGCCGTGCAACTCTGCCAGTACCAATGTCTTCAGATCATCCGTCGCCATCTTCTTCCCCTTTTTGCGGGGCGAATGGCCCGGCATCACGCTAACACTGCAATGCGCAGTGCCCTCCTGATGCCCCCTCTGTCCTTTGGCCTGAGATCGTTATCCCTTCGGCGGAGGGGTTTTACCCTCACTCTCCAGAGTATCTTTGCACGACACAGGTCCGTTTGCCTGAGAGTTTACCGGGGCGGTTGCTCCTTCGGCCCAAGCCTGCCGGGGTCGGCAAGCCCAAGTCTCCCTATGGGTGCTAGGCGCAGAATACAGATGCGTGGGGCCGGATCAAGAGGGTTGATAGATATCTTCAATTGGCCCATTCCGAATGCCATGACGACCCCGTACTTTTTTGGCTATGGCAGCCTGGTGAACCGTAAAACCCACGACTCCCCCCATGCGTTGCCCGCGCAGGTGCGCGGATGGCGGCGGGTATGGAAGGGCACGAAACTGCGCAATCTGGCCTATCTGACGGTGGAGCGTGATTCGTCCGCCGTGACCCATGGGCTGATCGCGGCCGTTCCCGGCGCCGATTGGGCCGCGCTGGATGAGAGGGAAGCGGCCTATGCCCGACACCGGGTTGAGCAAATCAGCCACAACCATGCAGACCCGTTGGATGTGCAAATTTATGCGGTCGAGCCGCAGCACCAGGATGCGGGCGTATACCCGATCCTTCTGAGCTACCTTGATACGGTGATCCAGGGCTTCCTGGCAGAGTTCGGAGAAGCCGGTGCGGAAGCGTTTTTCAAAGACACGCGCGGCTGGCAGATGCCGATCCGTGACGACCGCCATGACCCTGTCTACCCTCGGGTCACGGTGCTGACGCCCGGCGAACGGGCCTTTGTGGATGAAAACCTGACCCGCCTGCGGGCCTAGGCTGCGCCACTATACCGTCATGTGACGGGCACGGGCGCCGCGTTCGATGGCGGCAGCGTGGAGGCGGTCAATGTTGAAGGAATCGCGCATTTCCTGAAGGAAACGCAGTTCCGCCTGCGCCAGTTTTCCATCGGCTGCGGCCACGTCACAGGCCAATGCATAGGCTGTCTCATAGAGATGCGGCGGCAAGTCTTCCTTCACCAGACCAAAGAGCGCGTCCACCCCGTCTTCATCCTCGAACAGATCAAAGACGATGTTCGCCACCAACCGCATCCGATCCGCGTCATAAGCCCCGAATACAGGCAAATAGTTCACCATCTGTTCGATCGAGAGCAACTCGGACGTGCGGATTGTCTGGTCGGACACGGAAATGCCGACCATCACGGCCACAAGGCTATCTTCTGGGGTGAAGCTATGTTCGGGCATTGCTGTCTCTCCTCTTGTGTGCCTGTCATTTATTGACGAGGGGCGTCTCAGACAATAGGGCGGTGTCATCGTTTTGGGCCCGATTGATAGGCCCGTTTCCATAGGATGAGATGAGATGACCGATCTGCGCGACGCTGCAATGACCTCCAAGGCTTGGCCCTTTGAAGAAGCGCGCCGTGTCTTGAAACGGTTCGAGAAGGCACCGCCCGAAAAGGGATACGCGTTGTTCGAGACAGGTTATGGCCCTTCGGGCCTGCCTCATATCGGCACGTTCGGTGAAGTGCTGCGCACGACGATGATCCGCCGCGCGTTCGAGGTAATCTCGGACATTCCCACCAAGATGATCTGTTTCTCGGACGATCTGGATGGGATGCGCAAAGTGCCGGGGAACGTGCCCAATTCCGAGAGCCTGAAACCGCACCTCCAGCGCCCGCTTACCGCCGTGCCCGACCCGTTCGGCACCCACGAAAGCTTCGGCCACCACAACAACGCCATGCTGCGCCGCTTTCTCGATACCTTCGGGTTCGAGTACGACTTCATCAGCGCCACAGAGTTCTACCAGTCCGGCCAGTTCGATGAGGTCTTGAAGCGGGCGGTGGAACGCTACGACGACATCATGAAAGTGATGCTGAAATCCCTGCGCGAAGAGCGCCAGCAGACCTATTCGATCTTCCTGCCAATCCACCCGGAAACAGGCCGCGTGCTCTATGTGCCGATGAAGTCGGTGAACGCCGCCGATCATACGATCACCTTCGACGACGAGGATGGGCGCGAATGGACTTTGCCGGTGACCGGCGGCAACGTGAAGCTGCAATGGAAGCCCGATTTCGGCGCTCGTTGGGCTGCCCTCGGCGTGGACTTCGAGATGTTCGGCAAGGACCATTCCACCAATGCGCCGATTTATTCGCGCATCTGCGAGATTCTCGGGACCAAAGCGCCCGAGACCTACACCTACGAGTTGTTCCTTGATGAAGGCGGCCAGAAGATTTCCAAGACTTCCGGCAACGGCATCAGCATTGATGAATGGCTGACCTATGCCTCGACCGAGTCGCTGTCGTATTTCATGTACGGCAAACCGAAGACGGCCAAGCGGATGCATTTCGACGTGATCCCCAAGGCGGTGGACGAATATCACCAACAGCTGCGCGCCTATGCCGACCAGGATACCGCCAAGCGCTTGGCAAACCCGGTCTATCATATCCACGGCCATAACGTGCCGACCTCGACCATGATTGTCAGCTTCGCGATGCTGCTGAACCTCGCGTCGGTCGCCTCGGCTGAGGATAAAGAGGGGCTGTGGGGCTTTATCCGCCGCTACGCGCCCGATGCCAGCGCCGAAACGCACCCCGATCTGGATCAAGCGGCAGGCTTTGCAGTGCGCTACTACAACGACTTCGTGAAACCCACACGGGTCTTCCGCCTGGCCGACGACAAAGAGCGGGCGGCGATGGAGGATCTGGCAGCGCGCCTGAAGGCCTATGACGGCCCGATCGAGGACGAGGCGATCCAGACCATCGTGTTTGCCGTGGGCAAGGATCACGGGTTCGAGCCTTTGCGCGATTGGTTCAAGGCGCTCTATGAGGTCTGCCTTGGGGCATCTCAGGGGCCGCGTTTCGGCGGGTTTATTGCTCTCTATGGTATTGATGAGACAGTGAAACTGATCGAGGACGGCTTGGCGGGCAAGCTGGCGGGCTGACTTTTTCGTCGCGTGCGCTAGATCATGGGGCATCCCAAAAGGAGACGCCCCATGATCCGTGCCTTGATCCTGTCTGCCGCCATCGCATTGGCCGCCGTATTGCCCGCCACAGCTCAAGAGCTTCTGCCCCCCAACCCGCAGATTGAGGCCGTTATCGACAGCCAGTTGAACGCCTTCCGCGCCGAGGATGTGTTGGAGGCCTGGCAATACGCCAGCCCGTCGATCCAGGGACAATTCGGCGACGTTCAGAATTTTGGACGCATGGTTGAGCAAGCCTTCCCAATGGTGTGGCAACCGGGGCAGGTGGCATTCATCGACTTGCAGACCTTGGGCGCGATGATTGTGCAGCGGGTGGAAGTTGTCGATCAGGCGGGGACCCTGCATTACCTTGGCT
This window harbors:
- a CDS encoding lysine--tRNA ligase gives rise to the protein MTDLRDAAMTSKAWPFEEARRVLKRFEKAPPEKGYALFETGYGPSGLPHIGTFGEVLRTTMIRRAFEVISDIPTKMICFSDDLDGMRKVPGNVPNSESLKPHLQRPLTAVPDPFGTHESFGHHNNAMLRRFLDTFGFEYDFISATEFYQSGQFDEVLKRAVERYDDIMKVMLKSLREERQQTYSIFLPIHPETGRVLYVPMKSVNAADHTITFDDEDGREWTLPVTGGNVKLQWKPDFGARWAALGVDFEMFGKDHSTNAPIYSRICEILGTKAPETYTYELFLDEGGQKISKTSGNGISIDEWLTYASTESLSYFMYGKPKTAKRMHFDVIPKAVDEYHQQLRAYADQDTAKRLANPVYHIHGHNVPTSTMIVSFAMLLNLASVASAEDKEGLWGFIRRYAPDASAETHPDLDQAAGFAVRYYNDFVKPTRVFRLADDKERAAMEDLAARLKAYDGPIEDEAIQTIVFAVGKDHGFEPLRDWFKALYEVCLGASQGPRFGGFIALYGIDETVKLIEDGLAGKLAG
- the gcvT gene encoding glycine cleavage system aminomethyltransferase GcvT, coding for MATDDLKTLVLAELHGELGAKFVPFAGYSMPVQYPLGVMGEHQWTRKNAGLFDVSHMGQVMLPMGAVEALESLVPVDVAGLAEGRQRYGFFTNDAGGVLDDLMIARVPEGLFLVVNAGCKDADIAHMRAHIDGVTVIEGRALLALQGPKAEAALSALLPDAAKMAFMDSSCLDWNGTEVWISRSGYTGEDGFEVSIPDEQSEAFARALLADERVQPIGLGARDSLRLEAGLPLYGQDLSPTISPIEAGQAWAIGKVRRPGGDRAGGFPGADVILPQLGGNAPRRRVGLLPEGRAPMRAGVQIFASPEADAPIGEITSGGFGPTLGAPMALALIDAATPRNIPLFGEVRGKRLPVTQTKLPFTPPGYKR
- the gcvH gene encoding glycine cleavage system protein GcvH, giving the protein MKFTEEHEWLSADGNVITVGITEHAATQLGDVVYVELPEVETQVSKGDEIVVIESVKAASDIISPLDGEIIEVNDALADKPALVNEDAMGEAWFFKIKVESADALDEYMSEDEYKDLIAE
- a CDS encoding tellurite resistance TerB family protein, with the translated sequence MPEHSFTPEDSLVAVMVGISVSDQTIRTSELLSIEQMVNYLPVFGAYDADRMRLVANIVFDLFEDEDGVDALFGLVKEDLPPHLYETAYALACDVAAADGKLAQAELRFLQEMRDSFNIDRLHAAAIERGARARHMTV
- a CDS encoding gamma-glutamylcyclotransferase family protein gives rise to the protein MTTPYFFGYGSLVNRKTHDSPHALPAQVRGWRRVWKGTKLRNLAYLTVERDSSAVTHGLIAAVPGADWAALDEREAAYARHRVEQISHNHADPLDVQIYAVEPQHQDAGVYPILLSYLDTVIQGFLAEFGEAGAEAFFKDTRGWQMPIRDDRHDPVYPRVTVLTPGERAFVDENLTRLRA
- a CDS encoding DUF4864 domain-containing protein, with product MIRALILSAAIALAAVLPATAQELLPPNPQIEAVIDSQLNAFRAEDVLEAWQYASPSIQGQFGDVQNFGRMVEQAFPMVWQPGQVAFIDLQTLGAMIVQRVEVVDQAGTLHYLGYSMVELAEGWRINGVQILRAPDIGV